From Acidimicrobiales bacterium, one genomic window encodes:
- a CDS encoding citrate/2-methylcitrate synthase, with the protein MSENDRIGAAEAAARLGVKRETIYAYVSRGLLHSQRHLDGKSSTFDPAEIDRFRRRKADDRPGRLEVPIASGVTEVTDGRVEYRGHPLAALVEASHSYETVAELLWNGTVAPADAWTSHRTVEAAVRRAGKALPRHATPTDRMMAGVVAAGAADPFRDDRSTQGATRTARQLIRAIVDSLPTRTDADVDADRIAERLWVRLTATAPHHWPLLETALVVLADHGMATSTLAARLAASTRAAPHAVLLAGLGPLAGPLHGAASRTVHLMFEDAANHGAEAAIAEVMRRDGKVPGIGHFIHRTCDPRHDILFDVLADHPVDDARMDVVASVIALTSDRIPAAPNVDLALGAMTYVAAMGPDAGEVIFAIARTAGWVAHALEEYDEAPIRFRPVGRYIAARA; encoded by the coding sequence ATGAGTGAAAACGACCGGATCGGTGCGGCCGAGGCGGCCGCGCGTCTGGGGGTGAAGCGCGAGACCATCTACGCCTATGTGAGCCGAGGCCTCCTGCACTCCCAACGCCATCTCGACGGCAAGTCCTCCACGTTCGACCCGGCCGAGATCGACCGCTTCCGACGCCGCAAGGCCGACGACCGCCCCGGTCGTCTCGAAGTCCCGATCGCGTCGGGGGTCACCGAGGTCACCGACGGCCGGGTCGAGTACCGCGGCCATCCGTTGGCGGCGCTGGTCGAGGCCAGCCACTCCTACGAAACCGTTGCCGAACTACTGTGGAACGGGACCGTCGCACCGGCCGACGCGTGGACCTCGCACCGCACCGTCGAGGCCGCGGTACGGCGGGCGGGCAAGGCATTGCCGCGCCACGCGACACCGACCGACCGCATGATGGCCGGGGTTGTCGCCGCCGGCGCCGCCGATCCCTTCCGTGACGACCGCTCCACGCAGGGAGCCACCCGCACCGCCCGACAACTCATCCGGGCGATCGTCGACTCGCTGCCGACCCGCACCGACGCCGACGTCGATGCCGACCGGATCGCCGAGCGGCTCTGGGTCCGGCTCACCGCCACGGCCCCGCACCACTGGCCGCTTCTCGAAACAGCGCTCGTCGTCCTGGCCGACCACGGCATGGCCACGTCGACGCTCGCGGCGCGGCTCGCGGCTTCCACGCGCGCCGCGCCGCACGCCGTGCTCCTGGCCGGGCTCGGTCCGCTCGCCGGTCCGCTCCACGGCGCGGCGAGCCGAACCGTCCATCTGATGTTCGAGGATGCGGCGAACCACGGAGCCGAGGCCGCGATCGCCGAGGTCATGCGGCGCGATGGCAAGGTCCCCGGCATCGGCCATTTCATCCACCGGACCTGCGATCCCCGCCACGACATCTTGTTCGACGTGCTCGCCGACCATCCCGTCGACGACGCACGGATGGACGTCGTCGCCTCGGTGATCGCCCTCACCAGCGACCGCATCCCGGCGGCACCCAACGTCGACCTGGCCCTCGGAGCGATGACCTATGTCGCCGCCATGGGACCCGATGCCGGCGAGGTGATCTTCGCCATCGCCCGCACCGCGGGCTGGGTCGCCCACGCGCTCGAGGAGTACGACGAGGCGCCGATCCGCTTTCGCCCGGTCGGGCGCTACATCGCCGCGCGCGCCTGA